The window GACTCGATCTCCGCGCGGGTGACGTCGCCGAAGGAGTAGGCCGCCTCGAGCGGCCCGAAACACTCCAGACAGGCGAAGCTGGGGCCGAGGTCGTAGCGGGTGCCGCACTCGCGGCAGGACAGGGCGGTGGCAGGACCGAAGTCAAGCGACATGAAGCGAGGCCTTCCCTCATCTTCGCCCGCGGCCACCTTGACCGCAGACCGGAATTGGCACCTTGTCCCGGTCGGCCTCGCCAGGTCGCGAGTCTCAAGCCGGGAGGGTTGCCGGGGCTTCGCAGGGCCGGTCCCTCCACCCCTCTGGATGAGCAATATTCAGTTGTCGGATCGAACTCTACCCGGCGATGCCGGCCGGCTGACCAATCGTCTCACCATTCGAGACAGACGGTCTCACCGATAGTCCTCGCCGAGCGCCGCCTGGACGTACTTGCGCGCCTGGTGGATGCGCGACTTGGCGGTGCCGAGCGGGATGCCGAGCTGCTCGGCCACCTCGCTGTAGTCGAGCTGGACGATGTCGCGCAGCACCAGCGCCTGGGCCAGGTCGGGCTTGTCGGCCTCCAGCGCCTCCATGGCGTCGAGCAGGTCGAGCCGCGACCCGGCGATGACGCTGACCCGGCGCACGTCGGGCTTCTGCATGGGCAGCTCGTCGGAGCTCTGCTCGGCCGCCCGGCGCTTCAGCGACCGGTAGGTGGTGCGCGCGCAGTTGGCGGTCACGATGTGCAGCCACGTGCTGAACCTGGCGCGCCCCTCGAAGCGGCCGATGTTGCGGGCCACGGCGAGCAGGGTGTCCTGCGAGGCCTCCTCGGCGTCCTGCCGGTAGGGCAGGATCCGGCCGCAGTGCCGCATGACGTCGGGCTCGATCCGCCGCAGCAGCTCGCCGAGCGCGCGATGATCTCCGGCTGCGGCGGAACGTGCCAGTTCCTCGGTTAGCTCATCAAGCGCCATAGCTGGGATCCTATGGTTGGAGGGAGCGTAAATGAACAGCGTCCTGGTTGCGTCCAACAGAGGTCCCGTCTCCTTCACCGTCTCCGACGACGGTGTCCTCACCATGAAGCGCGGCGGCGGCGGCCTGGTCTCGGGGCTGTCCGGGGTGGGCAAGGACCTCGGCGTGCTGTGGGTGTGCGCCGCGCTGTCCGACGACGACCGCAGCGCGGTCCGCCAGGCGCCCGGCGGGCGGCTCGACCACGCCGGCTACGACACCGGCGCGCTGCGGATGCTCGACATCCCGGCGGCCACGTTCCACCGCGCCTACAACGCCGTCGCCAACTCGACCCTCTGGTTCGTCAACCACCTGCTCTACGACATCCCCAACACGCCGAGCTTCGGCTCGCGGTTCCAGCGCGAATGGGAGTCCTACCGCGACTACAACGGCGCGTTCGCTCTGGCGCTGGCCGAGGAGGCCGCCCACGAGGCGCGGGTGATGGTGCAGGACTACCACCTGACGCTGACCCCGGCGATGCTCCGGGCCGAGCGGCCCGACCTGCGCATCGCCCACTTCAGCCACACCCCCTGGGCCCCGCCCGAATACTTCTCGCTGCTGCCCGACGAGGTGGCCCGCGAGGTGCTGGAGGGCATCCTGGCCGCCGACCACGCGGGGTTCCTCACCGCGCGCTGGGCCCAGGCGTTCATGGACTGCTGCCGGGCGCTGCTGGGCGCCGACGTCGACGGCGCGGCACGGACGGTGACGCACGAGGGCCGCACCACCCGCGTCGGCGTGCACGCGCTGGGCGTGGACGGCGAGGCGCTGCGCCGGCGGGCCGGCGAGCCGGACGTCGAGTCGCACATGTCGGCGCTGCGCGAGCAGGTCGGCGACCGCCGGCTGATCGTCCGCATCGACCGCACCGAGCTGTCCAAGAACATCGTGCGCGGCCTGCTGTCCTACCGGGAGTTCCTGGCGGCGCACCCCGAATGGCACGGGCGGGTCGTGCACCTGGCCTTCGCCTACCCGAGCCGGCACGACCTGCCCGAATACCGCGAGTACACCGCGTCGGTGCAGCGCTGCGCCCAGGAGATCGAGCACGAGTACGCCACCGAGGACTGGGACCCGCTGATCCTCAACGTCGACGACGACTATCCCCGCTCGCTGGCCGCCTACCGGCTGGCCGACGTGCTGCTGGTCAACCCGATCCGCGATGGCATGAACCTCGTGGCCAAGGAGGGCCCGGTCCTGTCGCCGCGGGCCGCGCTGGTGCTGTCGCGCGAGGCCGGGGCGGCGGCCGAGCTGGGCGAGCACGCGCTCCTGGTCAACCCCTACGACGTCTGCGGCACCGCCGACGCGCTGCACCGGGCGCTGGTGATGCCCGACGACGAGCGCGCGCGCCGCCGGGAGCTGCTGGCCGCCGCGGCCACGGCCCTGCCTCCGCAGCGGTGGCTCGCGGAGCAGCTCGACGCCCTCAACTACGATCTGGGGTGATATTTCGCCATTCGCCATAGGGGTCGCCCGGATGTCCAGCACTGTGGAGCGCATCCGGCTCACCCGCGACCGGGCCACCTGGCTCGTCTACCTCCAGCTCGGCGTCTTCGCCACCTACCTGTACGGACTGAGCGCCGCCCTCCCCCTCCTCCGCCAGGACCTCGGCCTGTCCAACGCCGTCACCGGGCTGCACGGCACCGCCATGGCCGTCGGCACCGTGCTGGCCGGTCTCACCCTGCCCGCCCTGGCCCGCCGGCACGGCCGGCGCGCCGCCACCTGGGCCGGCCTGGCCGGCATGAACGCCGGCGTGCTGCTCGTCATGGTCCCCGCGCTGCCCGCCACCCTGCTGGGCTTCGCCCTGGCCGGCTGCTTCGGCTCGCTGGCGCTGTACGCCTCGATGGCGGCGCTGAGCGACCACCACGGCTCGGCGGGCCCCGCGGCGATCAGCGAAGCCAACGGGGTGGGCGTGGTGTTCGGCCTGGCGGCCTCGCTCGCGCTGAGCGTGGCGGCCCAGACGGTCCTCGGCTGGCGGGCGGCACTGCTGCTCACCCCGGTGCTGACCGTGGCGCTGGTGCTGGCCATGGGCCGGGTCTGGGTCCCCGTGACCGGCCGCGCCACGGCCCCCGCCGCTTCCGGGACGGCGACCCCGCGCCCCGGCTGGCGGTTCCACGTGGCCGGCGGGGTGCTGTTCTGCTGCGTGGCGCTGGAGTTCTGCTTCAACCTGTGGGCCGCCTCGCTCGTCAGCGTCAACACCGGGCTGAGCGCCGAGGCCGCCGCCACCGGCCTGACGGCGTTCACGGCGGGCCTGGCGGCCGGCAGGTTCGCCGGCGGGTGGCTGGCCCTCCGGCTGCCACCCGACCGGTTGTTCCTCGGGGCGCTGCTGCTGAGCGGAGCCGGCTGGCTGGTCTTCTGGCCGGCCACCCACCCGGTGCTCGCCTACGCCGGGCTGGCGCTGGCCGGGCTCGGCGTCTCCTTGCACTTCCCGCTGGCCCTGGCCGAGCTGATCGCCACCTCCGCCGGGCACCCCCACCGGGCCTCCGCGGCCGCTCCCATCTGCGCGGGAGCGGCCGTCGGGGTGGGACCGCTGGTACTGGGCGCGCTGGCCGACGGTTTCGGCACCCGCCAGGCGTTCCTCGTGGTGCCGGTGGCCATCGCCCTGGCCGTCGGCGGGGTGCTCACCGCCAGGTCGCGCGCTTGAGCACGCCCGACAGGCCGGGCGTGTCCCACTGGTCGACCACGAGCACCTTGGTCTGCGGCAGGAACCACTCCCGCTGGACGTACCTCGACTTCACCTTGCCGGTGGAGTAGGAGACGCAGGTGGCCTTCCACTCGCGGTAGTGGGCCTTGTGGCCGGGGCCGACCTGGCGCAGGCCCTTGACCGAGGCCCCGCCGAGGACCTGGCCCCACTTGCGGTTGTGCGGGCAGAGCTGCACGTCGGTGGCCGGGTAGTAGGGGTGCTCGGCGGTGTAGGGGTTGAACAGCTCCTGGCCGTGCTTGATGGCCTTGGGGCCGAGCACCCAGAAGCTGTCGCACTCGGGCTGCCCCCAGCCGCCCTTGGGCGAGACGCATCTGCCGGTGATGACCCGGATGTGGTCCCCCCTGCCGTACACCTTCCAGGAGGTCGGCAGGTGCAGGGTGAGACCGCCACGCAGGTGCAGCGGCTTGGTGGCGGCGGTGGGGGCGACGGTGGAGGCGGCGGCCGCGGCGGCGGGGACGGCGGGCACCAGGGCGGCCGTCGCGGCGAGGGCCGCGGCGGCGAAGGCTGTCTTCGGCATGCCGCGACCGTAGCGCCGGCCGGTTGCAGCGCGTTTAGGGACGGCTGACAGCCGAGGCCAGCTCCGAGAGCAGGGCGACGACGCCCTCCGGGCCGTCCACCACGATGTCGGCGCGTTCGGCGAGCAGCGTCACCTCGGCCGAGCCGCTGCACACGGTGACACCGGGCAGCCCGGAGTTCGCGACCGCGTCGAACGCCGCCAGGTCGCCGAGGTCGTCGCCGACGAACATCACCGACCTCGCGGCCCGTTCGGCCAGGAACAGGCCGAGCGCATGGCCCTTGTCCATGCCGGGCGGCCGGAGCTCCAGCACCATCCGGCCCGGCTCCAGCACCAGGTCGTGCTCGGCGGCCAGCTCGGCCAGCGGCTCGCGCAGCGCGGCCAGCGCGGCCTCGGGGTCGGCCGCTCGCCGGGTGTGCACGGCGACGGCCCGGCCCTTGTCCTCGACCGTGACGTCATGCAGGCCGAGCGAGGCGAGCAGCAGCGGCAGCTCGGCCTCGGCCCGGGGCACGCCGGCGGGGGGCGGCGGGGCGGAGATCCGGCCGCCCTCCCACCGTTCGAACCCGTAGTGGCCCAGCACCACCAGGCCGGGCACGTCGGCGAGGCCGGGCCCCAGCCGCACGGCGGTGGCGGCCGGGCGGCCGGTCACGACGGCCACCGCCGCCACGTGCGCGCCCAGCTCGGCCAGCACACCGGGCGCCTCGGGGTGGATCCTGGCGGAGGCGGGATCGGGCACGATCGGCGCCAGTGTGCCGTCGAAGTCGAGCCCGATCACGGCTCCGCCGGGATCCTTCAGGATGGCTTCCATTCCAGGGATGTTCTTCACGCGGCTGCACTACCCCACCGGTCAGGGGCGCATGCCCAGGCGGCGCGCGGCCCGGTCGCGCTGGCGGGTGGCACGCAGCCTGCGCAGCCGCTTGACCAGCATGGGGTCGTGCTCCAGCGCCTCGGGCCGGTCGATGAGTTCGCCGAGGAGCTGGTAGTAGCGGGTGGCGGAGAAGCCGAAGGTCTCCTTGATGGCGTGCTCCTTCGCGCCCGCGTGCCGCCACCAGTGGCGTTCGAAGGCGAGGAGCTCGAGGTCGCGTTCCGTGAGGGGCCGGGGCGATGGTTCATCGGGAGCATCGGGAGCATCGGCAGCACTGTCACCACTGTCACCGCTGATCGGTGCAGTGTCCATGGTTCCTCCTCGAAGGCCGCGCGCGACGATCACGACACGCGCGTGCGGCCCGTCGCCATCGTAATGTGCGGAGTGCGGCTGTTCACGGCGGATTGGGAGACGTACAGTCACTAAGTGTGACCTCAGTCATCACGCTTCTCACCGACTACGGGCTCGAGGACGGCTACGTGGCCGCCTGCCACGGGGTGATAGCCGGGATCGCGCCCGACGTCCGGGTGATCGACGTGTGCCACGCCGTCCCGTCAGGCGATGTCCGGCGGGGCGCCGCGATCCTCGCGCAGACCATCCCGTACCTGCCCAAGGGCGTGCACGTGGGCGCGGTGGACCCCGGCACGAGTGGGGCGAGGCGGGCGGTCGCGATCGAGGCGGGCGGGCGGGTGTTCATCGGGCCGGACAACGGCCTGCTGTCGTGGGCCGTGCACGCGGCCGGCGGTGCCGAGGCGGCGTACGAGATCAGCAACGAGGACTACTTCCTGCGACCCGTGTCGCCCACCTTCCACGGGCGCGACGTCTACGCTCCCGTCGCCGGGCGGTTGTGCGTCGGGCTCACCCCGGCCGACCTCGGTCCCGAGCGGCCGCCGTCGCGGCTGGTGTCGCTGCCGGAGCCGACGTCGCTGATGCGGGAGGACGCGGTGGAGGGGGAGGTCGTCTCGGTCGACCGCCACGGCAACACGCAGACGTCCATCACCGCGCGCGACCTGGAGGCGCTGGGCGTGCGGTTCGGCGACACGCTGGGGGTGTGGCTGGGCAGACGGCAGCTCTCGATGCCCTACCGGGAGACGTACGCCGCCGTGCCGCCGGGTGAGCTGGTGGCGTTCACCGACTCGGTGGGGCTGGTGGCGCTCGCGGTCAACTCGGGTGACGCGGCCCAACGGCTGGGCCTCCCCCCAGGCGCGCATATCCGGATTTGTCCGTCGCGCTAAGACGAACTCCACATAAGCCAATTACAGCTCGTATCGGACTGTTTACTGAAGCGTCGGACTACGGGCGTGAACGGCTGTCACAATCTCCGGCATCGGGTGGTCCCCTCCTGCCCCAGAGGTCGACATGTGTCAGATGTCCGTCGTGCTGCTCGCCCTCATGTCCACGGTCTCGCCGACCGTGCCGACCGTGCCCGCCGCCGCCGAGCGATGGCACGCCTCGCCGGCGCCGAGGCTCTTCCCCGCGGCCGTGCCCGGCACCAGCCCGTCCGGCGCCCGGGTGACCTACCTGCTGGCCGGCGCCCCCCGCGAGACGCCCTGCCGGCAGGCGTTCCGCCCTGCCGCCCTGCGCCTGCTGCGCGGGTGCGTGACCGTGCTGCGCGCCACGTACGCCGACAGCACGCAGACCTACGTCGTCACGGCCGCGGTCACCGTCCTGGCCGGCCCCGCCACGGCCGGGGTGACCGCCGGCATCCCGCCCGGCACGACCGTCGCGGTACGCGCGAAACGCACGCGGGCTCTCGTGCGGCCCCTGGCCGTCGCCGGCGGCCCCGCCGAGCGGTTCGGCTGGCGGCAGTGCTTCACCGGATTCGCCGTGGCCTCCGGTGACGGCCGCGTCGTGGCGACGTCGGCCGGGTACGCGGACGGCCGGCCGTACCGGCGGGGGTGGCCCGTCGTGCCCCGCCTCGCGCTCGGCGCGAGGCAGCTCGCCGAGGCGCTGCACCGGAACCTGGCGCGGTGATCGGCGTCAGGACGGGCCTGCTCGCCCTCTGCCTCACCGCGCCCCTGCTCCTGGCCGCGTCCCCGGCCCTGCCACCGGTCCCGCCCTCTGCCCCGCCACCTGCCCCGCCACCTGCCCCGCCACCGGGCGCGTCCCCCGCCGGGCCGGTCGGCACGGCGCACCGGCGCCCGGCGGACGCCGGGACGCGCGGTCCCGCCGCCCGCCCCGGCGCGCTCGACGGGCAGTGGCAGCTCTCCGCACTGCGGGTGCCCGAGGCATGGCGGCTCAGCACCGGCGAGGGCGTGCTGGTCGCCGTCCTCGACACCGGCGTGAACGGCCGCCACCCGGACCTCACCGGCACCGTCGTCCGCGGCCCCGACCTGACCGGCGTGGACCACGAGCCCGGCCGGTGGGGGCACCACGGCACCGCGATGGCCAGCCTCATCGCCGGCCACGGCCACGGCACCCCCGAACGCGCCTGGCAGCGCGGGCGGGTGGAGAGCACGAGCACCGGCGACCCGCGCGCCGCCGTGGCGGGCCCGGTGGGCGTGGTCGGCGTGGCCCCGTCGGCACGGGTCCTGTCGGTCCGGGTGACGCTGGAGAACGGCGACCCGCTGCGCACCGAAGGCCACCCGGGCAACCCCGGCGCGCTGGCCGCCGGCATCCGCTACGCCGCCGACCGCGGCGCCGACGTCATCAGCATGTCGCTGAGCGGCGGCGACGGCTCCTGGGAGGGCTCGGCGGCCGAGGAGGAGGCCGTGCAGTACGCGATCTCCCGCGGCGCCGTGCTGGTGGCCTCCTCGGGCAACGACGGCGAGACGACGAACCGCCGCAACTTCCCCGCCGCCTACCCCGGCGTGATCGCGGTGGGGGCGGTGGACCGGCGGCTGAGCGTTGCCCCGTTCTCCAACCGGCAGGACTACGTCTCGGTGGTCGCGCCGGGCACCGGGATCGTCACCGCCGACGGCCGCGAGTCCTACGTGGTGGGCGACGGCACCAGTTCCGCCTCGGCCCTGGTGGCGGGCATCGCCGCGCTGGTCAGGGGGCTGCGGCCGGATCTGTCGCCGTACCAGGTCCGCACCGCGATCGAGCGGGGCGCCTGGCGGCGGCCCGGCGGGGGGCACAGCCGCTCCTACGGTCACGGGATCGCCGACGCCCTGCGGGCGCTGCGGGAGGCCGAGCGCATGGCGGGCCCCGCGCGGGTGCTCCCCCCGCCGGCCGGCGGCTCCGGCCGGGAGCCGGCCGAGCGGCCGCTGTCGCGGCTGCCGGTGATCGCGGCCCTGCTGGTGCTCTCGGTCGTGATGGCGGCCCGGGTGCTCACGCGGAAGAGCCATTTTCCCTAGCAAGCGCTTGTGTAATACTGCTGGCTATGACACGGGCGATCGAGGGCTGGTTCACCGTCGAGGCGGACGGCACCCATCTGATCGGCACCAGGTGTGCCTCCTGCGGCACGATCGCGTTCCCGCCACGGGCCGGGTTCTGCCCCAACCCCGCCTGCCCCGGCGAGTCCATGGAGGAGACCAGGCTGTCGAGACGGGGCCGGATCTGGTCCTACACGGTCGCGCGGTACCCGCCGCCCGCGCCGTTCGTCGTCGCCGAGCCGTACACGCCGGTCACGCTGGCCGCCGTGGAGCTGGAGCGCGAGGGCATCGTGGTGCTCGGCCAGGTCAAGGACCTCGCGCCCGAGGAGTTGGAGGTCGGCATGGAGGTCGAGCTGACCTGCGGGCCGCTCGCCGACGGGCCGCTGGTGTGGATGTGGGGCCGGGCGTCGTGAGCGTCGTGGTGCTGGGCACGGGCATGCATCCGTGGGGCAAGTGGGGCCGGCCGTTCGCCGAGTACGGCGTGGCGGCGGCCCGCGAGGCGCTGCGCGACGCGGGTGTGGACTGGCGCGACGTCGGGTTCGCCGTGGGCGCCGCCACGATCAGGAACGGCTATCCCGGCTTCGTGGCCGGCGCCACCTACGCGCGGGCGCTGGGCTGGTCCGGGGCGCGGATCGCGTCCTGCTACGCCGCCTGCGCCTCGGGCGCCCAGGCGATCGACATCGCCCGCACCAGGATCCTCGCCGGCCTGTGCGACGTGGCGCTGGTGGTGGGCGCGGACGCCACGCCGAAGGGCTTCTTCACACCGGTCGGCGGCGACCGCCCCGACGATCCCGACTGGCTGCGCTTCCGGCTGCTGGGCGCCACCAACCCGGCCTACTTCGGCCTGTACGCGCGCCGCCGGATGGCACTGTACGGCTCCACGCCGGAGGACTTCGCCGCCGTCAAGGTCAAGAACGCGCTGGCCGGTTCGCTGAACCCGCTGGCCCGCTACCGCAAGCCCGTCACCGCCGAGGAGGTGCTGGCCTCCCCCATGGTGGCCGACCCGCTGCGGCTCATGGACATCTGCGCCACCTCCGACGGCGGGGCCGCGCTCGTGCTGGCCTCCGCGGCGTACGCCCGCAGGCGCGGCGTCTCCGGCGCGGTCCGCCTGGCCGCCGTGTCCACGGTGACCCCGGTCTTCCCGAGCACCGTGCTGGAGCTGCCGGAGTTCGCCACCGACTCGTCCGTGGCCGTGCCGCCTCCGGAGCGGCCGTTCCGGGCCGCCCTCGCGCACGCCGCCTACGAGGAGGCGGGGATCGGGCCCCGCGAGGTGTCGTTCGCCGAGGTCTACGACCTGTCCACGGCCCTGGAGCTCGACTGGGTGGAGGACGTCGGGCTCTGCCCGCCGGGCGAGGCCGGCAAGCTGCTGCGCTCGGGCGACACGGCGCTGGGCGGGCGGGTGCCGGTCAACCCCTCCGGCGGGCTCGCCTCGTTCGGGGAGGCCATCCCCGCCCAGGCGATCGCCCAGGTGTGCGAGCTGACCCGGCAGTTGCGCGGCCGGGCGGGCGCGCGCCAGGTGGAGGGGGCGCGGGTGGGCCTGGCCGTCAACCAGGGCCTGTTCGGCCACGGCTCGGCCGTCGTCGCCACCCGCTGAACCTGCCGGACAACAGGACGAGGCCCCCGCGACCAGCACGGGGACCTCGCTCCTCACCGTTCAGCCGGCGTGCGCGACGCCGCTAGCCGACGTGCACGACGTCGTGCGTCTCGGCGAAGTGGCACGCGCTCTCGTGCTGGGTGCCGGGCCGGATCTGCAGCAGCGGCTCCTCCTCCGCACAGATCTCCTGAGCCTTCCAGCAGCGGGTGCGGAAGCGGCATCCCGACGGCGGGTTGGCCGGCGAGGGCGGGTCGCCCTGCAGGATGATCCGCTCACGCTGCTCGCGGCCCTCGGGGTCGGGGACCGGCACGGCCGACAGCAGCGCCTGCGTGTACGGGTGAGCCGGCTTGTCGTAGATCTCCACGTCCTTGCCGATCTCGACGAACTTGCCGAGATACATCACACCGACCCGGTCGGAGATGTGGCGCACCACCGACAGGTCGTGGGCGATGAAGATGTACGCCAGGTTGAACTCGTTCTGCAGCCGCTCCAGCAGGTTGATGACCTGCGCCTGGATCGACACGTCCAGCGCGGACACCGGCTCGTCGCAGACGATGACCTCCGGCTGGAGCGCCAGGCCGCGGGCGATGCCGATGCGCTGCCGCTGGCCGCCGGAGAACTGGTGCGGGTAGCGGTTGATGTGGTCGGGGTTGAGGCCCACGACCTCCAGCAGCTCCTGCACCCGGCGGCTGCGGTCGCCCTTGGGCGCCACCTCGGTGTGGATGTCGAACGGCTCGCCGACGATGTCGCCGACGGTCATCCGGGGGTTCAGCGAGGTGTACGGGTCCTGCATCACCATCTGGATGTTGCGGCGCATCCGCTTGAGCTCGCCGCCCCTGGCCCGGGCCATGTCGCGCCCGTTGATCATGACCGAGCCCGACGTGGGCCGCTCCAGAGCCATGAGCAGCTTGGCCAGCGTCGACTTGCCGCACCCCGACTCGCCCACGATGCCCAGCGTCTCGCCCTTGTCGAGGGTGAACGAGACGCCGTCGACGGCCTTGATGGCGCCGATCTGCTTCTTGAACAGGATGCCCTGGGTCAGGGGGAAGTGCTTGACCAGATCGCGGACCTCGAGGATGCGCTCACCCTTGGTCGCCATCGAGGACCTCCCTCCAGTAGTGACACGCGCTGTTGCGCCTGCCGTTGATCTCGTAGAGCGGGGGGCTGTCGGTCACGCAGTTGTCCTGCCGGTACGGGCAGCGCGGGTGGAAGGCGCAGCCGGTCGGCATGTCGAGCAGGTTGGGCGGCAGGCCCTTGATGGCGTACAGCTCCTGGCCCTTGAGGTCGACCCGGGGGATCGACTCCAGCAGGCCCTTCGTGTACGGGTGGGCCGGGTTGCGGTAGATGTCGTGCACGGGCGCGTTCTCGACGATGCGCCCGCCGTACATGACCGCGATCTTGTCGGCGACGTCGGCGACCACGCCGAGGTCGTGCGTGATCAGGATCATGCCCATGTTGCTCTCGCGCTGCAGCTCCGCGAGCAGCTCCATGATCTGGGCCTGCACTGTCACGTCCAGCGCGGTCGTCGGCTCGTCCGCGATCAGCACCTCGGGGTCCAGCGCGATCGACATGGCGATCATGATGCGCTGCCGCATGCCCCCGGAGAACTGGTGCGGATAGTCGTTGACGCGCTGCTTGGCGGCCGGGATGCGGACCCGGTCCATCAGCTCGACGGCCTTGGCGAGCGCGTCGCGCTTGGACATGCCCCGGTGCACCCGGAACATCTCGCTGATCTGCCAGCCCACGGTGAACACCGGGTTCAGCGCGGACAGCGCGTCCTGGAAGATCATCGCGATGCGCTGGCCGCGCACCTGCGTGCGAGCCTCGTCCGACAGCTTGAGCAGGTCGGTGCCGCGGAAGCGGATCTCGCCCTTGGGGATGCGCGCCGGCGGCACGTCGAGAATGCCCATGATCGCCTGGGCGGTCACGGACTTGCCCGAACCCGACTCGCCCAGGACCGCGAGGGTCTCCCCCTGGCCGAGCGAGTAGCTCACCCCGTTGACGGCCCGGACGGTGCCGGCCCGCGTGGCGAACT is drawn from Nonomuraea muscovyensis and contains these coding sequences:
- a CDS encoding RNA polymerase sigma factor, with the translated sequence MALDELTEELARSAAAGDHRALGELLRRIEPDVMRHCGRILPYRQDAEEASQDTLLAVARNIGRFEGRARFSTWLHIVTANCARTTYRSLKRRAAEQSSDELPMQKPDVRRVSVIAGSRLDLLDAMEALEADKPDLAQALVLRDIVQLDYSEVAEQLGIPLGTAKSRIHQARKYVQAALGEDYR
- a CDS encoding alpha,alpha-trehalose-phosphate synthase (UDP-forming), yielding MNSVLVASNRGPVSFTVSDDGVLTMKRGGGGLVSGLSGVGKDLGVLWVCAALSDDDRSAVRQAPGGRLDHAGYDTGALRMLDIPAATFHRAYNAVANSTLWFVNHLLYDIPNTPSFGSRFQREWESYRDYNGAFALALAEEAAHEARVMVQDYHLTLTPAMLRAERPDLRIAHFSHTPWAPPEYFSLLPDEVAREVLEGILAADHAGFLTARWAQAFMDCCRALLGADVDGAARTVTHEGRTTRVGVHALGVDGEALRRRAGEPDVESHMSALREQVGDRRLIVRIDRTELSKNIVRGLLSYREFLAAHPEWHGRVVHLAFAYPSRHDLPEYREYTASVQRCAQEIEHEYATEDWDPLILNVDDDYPRSLAAYRLADVLLVNPIRDGMNLVAKEGPVLSPRAALVLSREAGAAAELGEHALLVNPYDVCGTADALHRALVMPDDERARRRELLAAAATALPPQRWLAEQLDALNYDLG
- a CDS encoding MFS transporter, which codes for MSSTVERIRLTRDRATWLVYLQLGVFATYLYGLSAALPLLRQDLGLSNAVTGLHGTAMAVGTVLAGLTLPALARRHGRRAATWAGLAGMNAGVLLVMVPALPATLLGFALAGCFGSLALYASMAALSDHHGSAGPAAISEANGVGVVFGLAASLALSVAAQTVLGWRAALLLTPVLTVALVLAMGRVWVPVTGRATAPAASGTATPRPGWRFHVAGGVLFCCVALEFCFNLWAASLVSVNTGLSAEAAATGLTAFTAGLAAGRFAGGWLALRLPPDRLFLGALLLSGAGWLVFWPATHPVLAYAGLALAGLGVSLHFPLALAELIATSAGHPHRASAAAPICAGAAVGVGPLVLGALADGFGTRQAFLVVPVAIALAVGGVLTARSRA
- the otsB gene encoding trehalose-phosphatase translates to MEAILKDPGGAVIGLDFDGTLAPIVPDPASARIHPEAPGVLAELGAHVAAVAVVTGRPAATAVRLGPGLADVPGLVVLGHYGFERWEGGRISAPPPPAGVPRAEAELPLLLASLGLHDVTVEDKGRAVAVHTRRAADPEAALAALREPLAELAAEHDLVLEPGRMVLELRPPGMDKGHALGLFLAERAARSVMFVGDDLGDLAAFDAVANSGLPGVTVCSGSAEVTLLAERADIVVDGPEGVVALLSELASAVSRP
- a CDS encoding DUF3263 domain-containing protein, which produces MDTAPISGDSGDSAADAPDAPDEPSPRPLTERDLELLAFERHWWRHAGAKEHAIKETFGFSATRYYQLLGELIDRPEALEHDPMLVKRLRRLRATRQRDRAARRLGMRP
- a CDS encoding SAM hydrolase/SAM-dependent halogenase family protein — protein: MTSVITLLTDYGLEDGYVAACHGVIAGIAPDVRVIDVCHAVPSGDVRRGAAILAQTIPYLPKGVHVGAVDPGTSGARRAVAIEAGGRVFIGPDNGLLSWAVHAAGGAEAAYEISNEDYFLRPVSPTFHGRDVYAPVAGRLCVGLTPADLGPERPPSRLVSLPEPTSLMREDAVEGEVVSVDRHGNTQTSITARDLEALGVRFGDTLGVWLGRRQLSMPYRETYAAVPPGELVAFTDSVGLVALAVNSGDAAQRLGLPPGAHIRICPSR
- a CDS encoding S8 family peptidase codes for the protein MIGVRTGLLALCLTAPLLLAASPALPPVPPSAPPPAPPPAPPPGASPAGPVGTAHRRPADAGTRGPAARPGALDGQWQLSALRVPEAWRLSTGEGVLVAVLDTGVNGRHPDLTGTVVRGPDLTGVDHEPGRWGHHGTAMASLIAGHGHGTPERAWQRGRVESTSTGDPRAAVAGPVGVVGVAPSARVLSVRVTLENGDPLRTEGHPGNPGALAAGIRYAADRGADVISMSLSGGDGSWEGSAAEEEAVQYAISRGAVLVASSGNDGETTNRRNFPAAYPGVIAVGAVDRRLSVAPFSNRQDYVSVVAPGTGIVTADGRESYVVGDGTSSASALVAGIAALVRGLRPDLSPYQVRTAIERGAWRRPGGGHSRSYGHGIADALRALREAERMAGPARVLPPPAGGSGREPAERPLSRLPVIAALLVLSVVMAARVLTRKSHFP
- a CDS encoding Zn-ribbon domain-containing OB-fold protein, translating into MTRAIEGWFTVEADGTHLIGTRCASCGTIAFPPRAGFCPNPACPGESMEETRLSRRGRIWSYTVARYPPPAPFVVAEPYTPVTLAAVELEREGIVVLGQVKDLAPEELEVGMEVELTCGPLADGPLVWMWGRAS
- a CDS encoding lipid-transfer protein: MHPWGKWGRPFAEYGVAAAREALRDAGVDWRDVGFAVGAATIRNGYPGFVAGATYARALGWSGARIASCYAACASGAQAIDIARTRILAGLCDVALVVGADATPKGFFTPVGGDRPDDPDWLRFRLLGATNPAYFGLYARRRMALYGSTPEDFAAVKVKNALAGSLNPLARYRKPVTAEEVLASPMVADPLRLMDICATSDGGAALVLASAAYARRRGVSGAVRLAAVSTVTPVFPSTVLELPEFATDSSVAVPPPERPFRAALAHAAYEEAGIGPREVSFAEVYDLSTALELDWVEDVGLCPPGEAGKLLRSGDTALGGRVPVNPSGGLASFGEAIPAQAIAQVCELTRQLRGRAGARQVEGARVGLAVNQGLFGHGSAVVATR
- a CDS encoding ABC transporter ATP-binding protein; translation: MATKGERILEVRDLVKHFPLTQGILFKKQIGAIKAVDGVSFTLDKGETLGIVGESGCGKSTLAKLLMALERPTSGSVMINGRDMARARGGELKRMRRNIQMVMQDPYTSLNPRMTVGDIVGEPFDIHTEVAPKGDRSRRVQELLEVVGLNPDHINRYPHQFSGGQRQRIGIARGLALQPEVIVCDEPVSALDVSIQAQVINLLERLQNEFNLAYIFIAHDLSVVRHISDRVGVMYLGKFVEIGKDVEIYDKPAHPYTQALLSAVPVPDPEGREQRERIILQGDPPSPANPPSGCRFRTRCWKAQEICAEEEPLLQIRPGTQHESACHFAETHDVVHVG
- a CDS encoding ABC transporter ATP-binding protein, yielding MKKTSLDTLPAEGGLGDEPLLAVDDLHVEFATRAGTVRAVNGVSYSLGQGETLAVLGESGSGKSVTAQAIMGILDVPPARIPKGEIRFRGTDLLKLSDEARTQVRGQRIAMIFQDALSALNPVFTVGWQISEMFRVHRGMSKRDALAKAVELMDRVRIPAAKQRVNDYPHQFSGGMRQRIMIAMSIALDPEVLIADEPTTALDVTVQAQIMELLAELQRESNMGMILITHDLGVVADVADKIAVMYGGRIVENAPVHDIYRNPAHPYTKGLLESIPRVDLKGQELYAIKGLPPNLLDMPTGCAFHPRCPYRQDNCVTDSPPLYEINGRRNSACHYWREVLDGDQG